A region of Curvibacter sp. AEP1-3 DNA encodes the following proteins:
- a CDS encoding polysaccharide biosynthesis protein: MFLNKTLMITGGTGSFGNAVLKRFLETDVREIRIFSRDEKKQEDMRIALNHPKLKFYVGDVRNNESVSEALKGVNYVFHAAALKQVPSCEFHPMEAVRTNVLGTENVMNAAIANGVERVVVLSTDKAVKPINAMGISKAMMEKLMVAKSRMRCEGETVFCATRYGNVMASRGSVIPLFAAQLKEGRELTVTDPNMTRFLMSLDDSVDLVIHAFTHGRQGDIFVQKAPASTIEVLAEAMCAIFGKENAVRVIGTRHGEKLYESLVSREELAIAEDMGKYYRIPADNRDLNYMKFSVEGKEEIANFEDYTSHNTRRLDVEDVKKLLLTLDYVQEQLNA; encoded by the coding sequence ATGTTTCTGAACAAGACATTAATGATCACCGGAGGCACTGGCTCATTTGGCAATGCAGTGCTCAAACGTTTCTTGGAAACGGACGTCCGGGAAATTCGCATTTTCAGTCGCGATGAAAAAAAACAAGAGGACATGCGCATAGCGCTAAATCATCCTAAGCTGAAGTTTTACGTGGGTGATGTGCGCAACAACGAAAGCGTGTCAGAAGCACTTAAGGGTGTGAACTATGTGTTCCATGCCGCGGCACTCAAGCAGGTGCCGTCCTGTGAGTTTCACCCCATGGAGGCGGTCCGCACCAATGTACTGGGTACAGAGAATGTGATGAACGCGGCCATTGCCAACGGTGTGGAACGGGTAGTTGTGTTGAGCACCGATAAGGCCGTGAAGCCGATCAACGCAATGGGCATCTCCAAAGCGATGATGGAAAAGTTGATGGTGGCGAAGTCACGCATGCGTTGCGAGGGCGAAACCGTGTTTTGTGCCACACGCTATGGCAATGTCATGGCCTCGCGTGGCTCAGTGATTCCACTTTTTGCAGCGCAACTCAAAGAGGGCCGTGAGCTCACTGTAACCGACCCCAATATGACTCGGTTTCTGATGTCTCTCGACGATTCGGTAGACCTTGTCATCCATGCCTTTACGCACGGCCGTCAAGGAGACATTTTTGTACAAAAGGCCCCCGCGTCCACCATCGAAGTTCTGGCGGAAGCCATGTGTGCCATATTTGGCAAGGAGAATGCGGTGCGCGTCATTGGCACTCGCCATGGAGAGAAACTATACGAGTCCCTGGTTTCACGGGAGGAACTGGCCATTGCCGAAGACATGGGCAAGTACTACCGCATTCCAGCAGACAACCGTGATCTCAACTACATGAAGTTCTCGGTGGAAGGCAAGGAAGAGATAGCCAACTTTGAAGACTACACCTCCCACAATACGCGCCGGCTCGACGTTGAAGACGTGAAGAAGTTGCTGTTGACACTCGACTATGTGCAGGAGCAGCTCAATGCCTAA
- the wecB gene encoding non-hydrolyzing UDP-N-acetylglucosamine 2-epimerase, protein MPKVMTIVGTRPELIKMSRVIAEFDAHTTHILVHTGQNFDYELNQVFFDEMGIRRPDHFLNAVGDNAAQTIARVIEKSDMVMEKEKPDALLLYGDTNSCLAVISAKRRKIPVFHMEAGNRCFDQRVPEELNRKVLDHLSDINMVLTEHARRYLIAEGIEPDRILKTGSHMPEVLAHHRTQIEASDTLARLGLQKDHYFLVSCHREENVDSPGNLSQFLQTLQIIARTYDIPVIVSTHPRTAKRLESLRVGSTEALDSRIRFLKPFGFIDYVRLQLDALCVLSDSGTITEEASLLGFPAVTIRSTHERPEGMDQGTLIMCGLSAPDVLHAIRVTLNQHTNGATPPPDYLSGAVSKKILKAVLSYTTFINRVVWNK, encoded by the coding sequence ATGCCTAAGGTGATGACCATTGTGGGCACCCGACCTGAGCTGATAAAGATGTCGCGTGTGATTGCTGAGTTCGATGCTCACACCACGCATATTCTCGTGCACACCGGCCAGAATTTTGACTACGAACTCAATCAGGTTTTCTTCGATGAGATGGGCATACGTCGACCTGACCATTTTTTGAACGCGGTGGGTGATAACGCAGCTCAAACTATTGCGCGTGTGATTGAAAAGTCGGATATGGTGATGGAGAAGGAAAAACCGGATGCATTACTGCTCTACGGCGACACCAATTCATGCTTAGCCGTCATTTCGGCCAAGCGCCGCAAGATCCCAGTGTTCCACATGGAGGCCGGCAATCGCTGCTTTGACCAGCGTGTACCTGAAGAGCTAAATCGCAAGGTACTCGATCACCTGAGTGACATCAACATGGTGCTCACCGAGCACGCTAGGCGCTACCTCATTGCCGAGGGCATCGAACCTGACCGTATCCTTAAGACCGGCTCACACATGCCCGAAGTGTTGGCTCACCACCGAACGCAAATTGAGGCTTCCGACACGTTGGCGCGTTTGGGCCTACAAAAAGACCACTACTTTCTGGTCAGTTGCCACCGCGAAGAAAACGTGGACTCGCCAGGGAACCTCTCGCAATTTCTTCAAACACTGCAGATCATTGCGAGAACCTATGACATACCCGTCATCGTCTCCACCCACCCACGAACCGCTAAGCGTTTGGAGTCCTTGCGGGTTGGGAGCACTGAGGCTCTAGACAGCCGTATTCGGTTTCTAAAGCCTTTTGGCTTCATCGATTATGTCCGCCTGCAGTTGGACGCCTTGTGTGTGTTGTCCGACAGCGGCACCATCACCGAAGAGGCCAGCTTGCTGGGTTTTCCTGCCGTGACCATTCGTAGCACCCATGAACGCCCCGAAGGCATGGACCAAGGAACCCTGATCATGTGCGGACTTAGTGCCCCAGATGTGCTGCACGCCATCAGGGTCACTCTCAACCAGCACACCAATGGCGCCACACCGCCGCCCGACTACTTGAGTGGCGCAGTATCAAAAAAAATCCTCAAAGCCGTTCTGAGCTACACCACGTTCATCAACCGGGTGGTCTGGAACAAATAG
- a CDS encoding 2OG-Fe(II) oxygenase: MTFNQQQLKQFTDESCVRLLAARPDIDSFDAPFKHVVIDNFFPQALADECLNRFPAITEPCWESANDADIEIKYRTNWKSEFDIPEGIVDAVRILNSAPFLKAMSQVMGIQKIVPDPYFTGGGLNVTMRGGLLDVHVDGNYHDASGLNRRLNALVYLNPDWQEDWGGELGIYDSEGEQCLKKVAPLFNRLVVFESHDKSFHGLPDPVNFPEGVPRRSVLLYYYTKDSRPSDQIVVNNPHSALWKKRNLLDKHGNRERNHD, translated from the coding sequence ATGACATTCAATCAACAGCAACTTAAGCAATTTACTGACGAATCTTGTGTCCGCCTGCTCGCAGCGCGACCAGACATTGATTCTTTTGACGCTCCGTTCAAGCATGTTGTGATCGATAACTTCTTCCCGCAAGCCTTGGCCGACGAATGCCTGAACCGTTTTCCGGCTATTACTGAGCCTTGCTGGGAAAGCGCGAACGATGCTGACATCGAAATCAAGTACCGCACCAATTGGAAATCCGAGTTCGATATTCCAGAGGGGATTGTGGATGCAGTACGTATTCTCAACAGCGCACCCTTTCTCAAGGCCATGTCTCAGGTAATGGGTATCCAGAAGATCGTGCCAGACCCCTATTTCACCGGTGGCGGCCTAAACGTCACCATGCGCGGTGGACTTCTCGATGTGCACGTTGACGGTAACTATCACGATGCTTCAGGCCTCAATCGGCGCCTCAATGCTTTGGTCTACCTAAATCCCGATTGGCAGGAAGACTGGGGAGGCGAGCTTGGCATATACGACAGTGAGGGTGAGCAGTGCTTGAAAAAAGTGGCTCCATTGTTCAACCGACTGGTGGTGTTTGAATCCCATGACAAGAGCTTTCACGGCCTACCGGACCCGGTGAATTTTCCGGAAGGTGTACCGCGCCGCTCAGTGCTGCTGTACTACTACACCAAGGACTCGCGTCCCAGTGATCAGATCGTCGTGAATAACCCGCACAGCGCCCTTTGGAAGAAACGCAATCTGCTCGACAAGCACGGCAACCGCGAGCGCAATCACGATTGA